A portion of the Cyanobium sp. PCC 7001 genome contains these proteins:
- a CDS encoding serine/threonine protein kinase, which yields MPPDSATPPASSPASSPQPGQLVGERYRLEQRLSQGGQGSLWRARDQLAGEGPVALRQLGPDIDQEAAVARWNRLQGVLHPQVPRLGSPVRQDGDLWLVREWQIGRTFQELVEVRGERQMVFGAGEVLLLLRQLLPVLAVLHGQDLVHGDLCPANLLRRDSDGLPVLLDFGLVAGGVVATPGFAPAERSERSEPLPWMDLHALGVTALVLLSGDPPARLLDPVSLSWRWPAALAGEPDLQRELQRLLQRQPDQRFRSAGQALAAFQAVPMPDSTGPVPRADRTVMLVPPPAPPDPSPAAAAASAAAAAAIPAAPPELPPLRSPVPPVTAMSRAEAREEAAEGGIWPVVIALVLSAVVGTALGWWWLSRGKQPPPSTPDAALQLPSSLPPSEVDQRQQLLNRLRAMQVDRAWFLKLVDASLLAQFPERGGRLPSDALEDAPLRRIWNELAEEWLARVEQLPIELRRRLGNYSNADWERRQRTLVNQGISPEVLRQLVSGSAQNLLPGRSGASIPAEPFRQLWYAAAEQILATVQIEAIQAQPGQTQVVSAAVDAGGARLFPVRLSPGNRLVLGVNGSPLMQMSVFAADGSLLEPKGALRVVSLPAQAKSPVQLLVTNDGVAPAMITLSLRADPPAAVPVPDPPQPVAPDQPSQPQPQDPIRRPAPGADADRPGDPDTPPEPLPPLPN from the coding sequence ATGCCTCCTGATTCCGCCACTCCGCCGGCCTCCTCGCCGGCCTCCTCACCCCAGCCCGGCCAGCTCGTGGGCGAGCGCTACCGCCTCGAACAGCGTCTGAGCCAGGGCGGCCAGGGCAGCCTGTGGCGTGCCCGCGATCAGCTGGCCGGCGAGGGCCCGGTGGCCCTGCGCCAGCTCGGACCGGACATCGACCAGGAAGCGGCGGTGGCCCGCTGGAACCGCCTCCAGGGCGTGCTTCACCCCCAGGTGCCGCGGCTGGGCAGTCCGGTGCGGCAGGACGGCGACCTCTGGCTGGTGCGGGAGTGGCAGATCGGCCGCACCTTCCAGGAGCTGGTGGAGGTGCGGGGCGAGCGCCAGATGGTGTTCGGCGCCGGAGAGGTGCTGCTGCTGCTGCGTCAGCTGCTGCCGGTGCTGGCCGTGCTGCATGGCCAGGATCTGGTGCATGGGGATCTGTGCCCGGCCAATCTGCTGCGGCGGGACAGCGACGGCCTGCCGGTGCTGCTCGATTTCGGCCTGGTGGCCGGCGGTGTGGTGGCCACCCCGGGCTTCGCCCCGGCCGAGCGTTCCGAGCGCAGCGAGCCCCTGCCCTGGATGGACCTGCACGCCCTCGGGGTCACGGCGCTGGTGCTGCTCAGCGGTGACCCGCCGGCCCGACTGCTTGATCCGGTGAGCCTGAGCTGGCGCTGGCCCGCGGCTCTGGCCGGGGAACCGGATCTGCAGCGGGAGCTGCAACGCCTGCTGCAGCGCCAGCCCGACCAGCGGTTCCGATCCGCCGGCCAGGCCCTCGCCGCCTTCCAGGCGGTGCCGATGCCGGACTCCACCGGCCCCGTGCCCCGGGCCGATCGCACCGTGATGCTGGTGCCCCCCCCGGCTCCGCCCGACCCCTCCCCCGCAGCGGCGGCTGCATCGGCAGCGGCGGCTGCCGCGATCCCGGCGGCACCCCCGGAGCTGCCCCCCCTGCGCAGCCCCGTGCCCCCCGTCACCGCGATGAGCCGCGCCGAAGCCCGGGAGGAGGCGGCCGAGGGGGGCATCTGGCCGGTGGTGATCGCTCTGGTGCTGTCGGCCGTGGTGGGCACGGCCCTGGGCTGGTGGTGGCTGAGCCGCGGCAAGCAGCCGCCGCCCTCCACGCCGGATGCGGCCCTGCAGCTGCCCAGCAGCCTGCCCCCCTCGGAGGTGGATCAGCGCCAGCAGCTGCTGAACCGGCTGCGGGCGATGCAGGTGGATCGGGCCTGGTTCCTGAAGCTGGTGGACGCCAGCCTGCTGGCCCAGTTCCCCGAGCGGGGCGGCCGGCTGCCCAGTGACGCCCTGGAGGATGCGCCGCTGCGCAGGATCTGGAACGAGCTGGCGGAGGAGTGGCTGGCGCGGGTGGAGCAGCTGCCGATCGAGCTGCGGCGCCGGCTGGGCAACTACTCCAACGCCGACTGGGAGCGCCGCCAGCGCACCCTGGTGAACCAGGGCATCAGCCCCGAGGTGCTGCGCCAGCTGGTGTCGGGCAGCGCCCAGAACCTCCTGCCGGGCCGCTCGGGAGCGTCGATCCCGGCGGAGCCCTTCCGCCAGCTCTGGTATGCCGCCGCCGAGCAGATCCTCGCCACCGTGCAGATCGAGGCCATCCAGGCCCAGCCCGGGCAGACCCAGGTGGTGTCGGCAGCGGTGGACGCCGGCGGTGCCCGCCTGTTTCCGGTGCGGCTCAGTCCCGGCAACCGGCTGGTGCTGGGGGTGAACGGCTCACCGCTGATGCAGATGAGCGTGTTCGCGGCCGATGGCAGCCTGCTGGAGCCGAAGGGAGCGCTGCGGGTGGTGAGCCTGCCGGCCCAGGCCAAGTCACCGGTGCAGCTGCTGGTCACCAACGACGGCGTGGCGCCGGCGATGATCACCCTCTCGCTGCGGGCGGATCCCCCGGCGGCGGTGCCCGTGCCGGATCCGCCCCAGCCGGTGGCGCCGGATCAGCCCTCCCAGCCCCAGCCGCAGGACCCGATCCGCCGTCCCGCTCCCGGCGCCGATGCCGACCGGCCGGGCGATCCCGACACTCCGCCTGAGCCGCTGCCGCCCCTGCCGAACTGA
- the smpB gene encoding SsrA-binding protein SmpB, translating into MAKGGAKKAAARARRDAANRLLADNRLARHQYEILDTLETGIELLGTEVKSIRAGQVNLRDGFCLIRNGELQLHNVHISPHSHAGAYFNHDPLRVRKLLAHRREIDKLRGALDQKGLTLIPLNLHLKGSWIKVTLGLGKGRKLHDKRQEERRKQDARETRAAIARY; encoded by the coding sequence ATGGCCAAGGGCGGAGCAAAGAAGGCCGCCGCCCGCGCCCGGCGGGACGCCGCCAACCGCCTGCTGGCCGACAACCGGCTGGCGCGCCACCAGTACGAGATCCTCGACACCCTCGAGACCGGCATCGAGCTGCTCGGCACCGAGGTGAAGTCGATCCGGGCGGGCCAGGTGAACCTGCGCGACGGCTTCTGCCTGATCAGGAACGGCGAGCTGCAGCTGCACAACGTGCACATCTCGCCCCACAGCCACGCCGGCGCCTACTTCAACCACGACCCGCTGCGGGTGCGGAAGCTGCTGGCCCACCGCCGCGAGATCGACAAGCTGCGCGGCGCCCTCGACCAGAAGGGCCTCACCCTGATCCCCCTGAACCTGCACCTGAAGGGCTCCTGGATCAAGGTGACGCTGGGGCTGGGCAAGGGCCGCAAGCTGCACGACAAACGCCAGGAGGAGCGCCGCAAGCAGGATGCCCGCGAGACGCGGGCTGCCATCGCCCGATACTGA
- the ruvB gene encoding Holliday junction branch migration DNA helicase RuvB, giving the protein MAIVSSASPAPRRRSPSGSGAGGDSSGRLLDPRAAAAEVAPTAPREDGLRPRRLADYIGQGELKQVLGIAIEATRARGEALDHVLLYGPPGLGKTTMALVLAEELGVRCRITSAPALERPRDIVGLLVNLQPRDLLFIDEIHRLNRVAEELLYPAMEDGRLDLTVGQGTTARTRSLPLPPFTLVGATTRAGSLSSPLRDRFGLIQRLEFYGLDDLQAIVLRAAGLLALELEADAALEVARRCRGTPRIANRLLRRVRDVAAVSGHSRVSAAVVRQALSLHRVDARGLDAHDRRLLSLMLEAYGGGPVGLDTLAAGLGEDPATLETVVEPYLLQQGLLQRTPRGRVLTEAGRAHLASLAEAA; this is encoded by the coding sequence ATGGCGATCGTGTCCTCAGCCTCTCCCGCCCCCCGCCGCCGTTCACCGTCCGGCAGTGGCGCGGGTGGCGACTCGAGCGGGCGGCTGCTGGATCCGCGCGCAGCCGCTGCCGAAGTCGCGCCCACGGCGCCTCGGGAGGACGGACTGCGGCCCCGCCGCCTGGCGGACTACATCGGCCAGGGGGAGCTCAAGCAGGTGCTCGGCATCGCCATCGAGGCCACCCGGGCCCGGGGCGAGGCCCTCGATCACGTGCTCCTCTACGGCCCCCCGGGCCTCGGCAAGACCACCATGGCCCTGGTGCTCGCCGAGGAGCTGGGGGTGCGCTGCCGGATCACCAGCGCGCCGGCCCTGGAGCGTCCGCGCGACATCGTGGGGCTGCTGGTGAATCTGCAGCCGCGCGACCTGCTGTTCATCGATGAGATCCACCGCCTCAACCGGGTGGCGGAGGAACTTCTCTACCCGGCCATGGAGGACGGCCGCCTCGACCTCACCGTGGGCCAGGGAACCACCGCCCGCACCCGTTCCCTGCCCCTGCCCCCCTTCACCCTGGTGGGGGCCACCACCAGGGCCGGGTCCCTCAGTTCACCCCTGCGCGATCGCTTCGGATTGATCCAGCGGCTCGAGTTCTATGGCCTCGACGACCTGCAGGCGATCGTGCTGCGGGCTGCCGGCCTGCTGGCGCTGGAGCTGGAGGCCGATGCCGCCCTCGAGGTGGCGCGGCGCTGCCGCGGCACGCCCCGGATCGCCAACCGCCTGCTGCGGCGGGTGCGCGATGTGGCGGCGGTGTCGGGCCACAGCCGCGTGAGTGCGGCGGTGGTGCGCCAGGCCCTCAGCCTGCACCGGGTCGACGCCCGCGGCCTCGATGCCCACGATCGTCGCCTGCTCAGCCTGATGCTGGAGGCCTACGGCGGCGGGCCGGTGGGACTCGACACCCTGGCGGCGGGGCTTGGGGAGGATCCGGCCACCTTGGAGACCGTGGTGGAGCCCTACCTGCTGCAGCAGGGCCTGCTGCAGCGCACCCCCCGCGGCCGCGTGCTCACCGAGGCGGGTCGCGCCCACCTCGCCAGCCTGGCCGAGGCGGCATGA
- a CDS encoding tetratricopeptide repeat protein: MLLSGLLALALLLGVGVGVGVGLGTGAALAAEAADHQRLFEQALEASRQGRFAEALPLWDQVLALAPDDAAAWSNRGNVRLALGDAEAAIADQSRAAELDPSSPDPHLNRGTAEEALGRWDAAAADYAWILDRDPGDASALYNLGNVRGSQGDWAAARASFEAAAAARPGFAMARSSAALAAFQLGDLASAEQALRSLIRRYPLFADARAGLTALLWHQGSRGEAESNWAAASGLDPRYRQEEWLRQTRRWPPGPVEALRQFLALA; encoded by the coding sequence ATGCTGCTGAGCGGCCTGCTGGCGCTGGCCCTGCTGCTGGGCGTGGGCGTGGGAGTGGGCGTGGGCCTGGGCACCGGGGCCGCCCTGGCGGCCGAGGCCGCCGACCATCAGCGGCTGTTCGAGCAGGCCCTCGAGGCCAGCCGCCAGGGCCGTTTCGCCGAGGCCCTGCCCCTCTGGGATCAGGTGCTCGCCCTCGCCCCCGACGACGCGGCGGCCTGGAGCAACCGCGGCAACGTGCGGCTGGCCCTGGGGGATGCGGAGGCGGCCATCGCCGACCAGAGCCGCGCGGCCGAGCTCGATCCCTCCAGCCCCGACCCCCACCTCAACCGCGGCACCGCCGAGGAGGCCCTGGGCCGCTGGGACGCCGCCGCCGCCGATTACGCCTGGATTCTGGATCGGGATCCCGGCGACGCCTCGGCCCTCTACAACCTGGGCAACGTGCGCGGCTCCCAGGGGGACTGGGCCGCGGCCCGGGCCAGCTTCGAGGCGGCCGCAGCGGCCCGGCCGGGTTTCGCCATGGCCCGCTCCAGCGCGGCGCTGGCCGCCTTCCAGCTGGGGGACCTGGCCAGCGCGGAGCAGGCGTTGCGTTCCCTGATCCGTCGTTATCCGCTGTTCGCCGATGCCCGCGCCGGCCTCACGGCGCTGCTGTGGCACCAGGGCTCCCGCGGCGAGGCGGAGAGCAACTGGGCCGCCGCCTCCGGCCTCGATCCCCGCTACCGCCAGGAAGAATGGTTGCGGCAGACGCGGCGCTGGCCGCCGGGTCCGGTGGAGGCTCTGCGCCAGTTTCTGGCTCTCGCCTGA
- a CDS encoding DUF3188 domain-containing protein produces the protein MSPVATTPSRRLLNTLLALSAPLLLLVALVVLLQRRGPDRIQAVPALAIGGTLLGTSLHSRRRRRRRLLAALRSGTPSGRLDP, from the coding sequence ATGAGTCCGGTGGCCACCACCCCATCGCGGCGTCTGCTCAACACCCTGCTGGCGCTCTCCGCCCCACTGCTGCTGCTGGTGGCTCTGGTGGTGCTGCTGCAGCGCCGCGGGCCCGACAGGATCCAGGCCGTGCCGGCCCTGGCGATCGGTGGAACCCTGCTCGGCACCAGCCTCCACAGCCGCCGGCGCCGGCGCCGCCGCCTGCTGGCCGCCCTGCGCAGCGGCACACCATCGGGCAGGCTGGACCCATGA
- a CDS encoding HEAT repeat domain-containing protein, with protein MSDSPPPPADPGSVDLQALEAAILSGDPARSMPALVALRDLPAERAVPLLLRGLEQSAFIVRSLSCAGLGVKQTEAGWTALVEAVRHDEDANVRAEAANALVSYGLARAWPVVLEAFRADSQWLLRCSVLSAVAEHPEAQPADLLELAELALADADDTVRVGGTEILGRLAQQGGSAGADAADAGVVERARTLLRGLQQDADHRVVAAALNGLQG; from the coding sequence ATGAGCGATTCCCCCCCCCCACCCGCCGATCCCGGTTCTGTGGACCTGCAGGCCCTCGAGGCGGCGATCCTCTCGGGCGACCCGGCCCGCTCCATGCCGGCCCTGGTCGCCCTGCGCGATCTGCCGGCCGAGCGGGCGGTGCCCCTGCTGCTGCGCGGCCTGGAGCAGTCGGCCTTCATCGTGCGCTCCCTCAGCTGCGCTGGTCTGGGCGTGAAGCAGACCGAGGCCGGCTGGACGGCCCTGGTGGAGGCGGTGCGCCACGACGAGGACGCCAACGTGAGGGCCGAGGCCGCCAATGCGCTGGTGAGCTACGGGCTGGCGCGGGCCTGGCCGGTGGTGCTGGAGGCCTTCCGCGCCGACAGCCAGTGGCTGCTGCGCTGCAGCGTGCTCTCGGCGGTGGCCGAACACCCGGAGGCGCAGCCGGCGGACCTGCTGGAACTGGCGGAGCTGGCCCTGGCCGATGCCGACGACACCGTGCGGGTGGGCGGCACCGAGATCCTGGGCCGGCTGGCCCAGCAGGGCGGCAGTGCCGGCGCCGATGCCGCCGATGCCGGCGTGGTGGAACGGGCCCGGACCCTGCTGCGGGGCCTGCAGCAGGATGCCGACCATCGGGTGGTGGCGGCCGCCCTGAACGGCTTGCAGGGCTGA
- the thiC gene encoding phosphomethylpyrimidine synthase ThiC: MRSAWIEKRRGHANVSQMHYARQGVVTEEMAFVAQRENLPESLVMEEVARGRMIIPANINHTNLEPMAIGIASRCKVNANIGASPNASDVAEELKKLELAVKYGADTVMDLSTGGVNLDEVRTAIINASPVPIGTVPVYQALESVHGSIEKLSEDDFLHIIEKHCQQGVDYQTIHAGLLIEHLPLVKGRLTGIVSRGGGILAQWMLYHHKQNPLYTRFDDIIEIFKRYDCSFSLGDSLRPGCLHDASDEAQLAELKTLGELTRRAWAHDVQVMVEGPGHVPMDQIEFNVKKQMEECAEAPFYVLGPLVTDIAPGYDHITSAIGAAMAGWYGTAMLCYVTPKEHLGLPNPEDVRNGLIAYKIAAHAADIARHRPGARDRDDELSRARYAFDWNRQFDLSLDPERAREYHDETLPADIYKQAEFCSMCGPKHCPMQTKITDEDLEGLSDVLEQQKAEQAAAAV, from the coding sequence ATGCGCAGCGCCTGGATCGAGAAGCGTCGTGGTCACGCCAATGTGAGCCAGATGCACTACGCCCGCCAGGGCGTGGTGACCGAGGAGATGGCCTTCGTGGCCCAGCGGGAGAACCTCCCCGAAAGCCTGGTGATGGAGGAGGTGGCTCGGGGCCGCATGATCATCCCCGCCAACATCAACCACACAAACCTGGAGCCGATGGCGATCGGCATCGCCAGCAGGTGCAAGGTGAATGCCAACATCGGCGCCTCGCCCAACGCCAGCGATGTGGCCGAGGAGCTCAAGAAGCTCGAGCTGGCCGTGAAGTACGGCGCCGACACGGTGATGGATCTCTCCACCGGCGGCGTGAACCTCGATGAGGTGCGCACGGCGATCATCAATGCCTCGCCGGTGCCGATCGGCACGGTGCCCGTGTACCAGGCCCTGGAGAGCGTGCACGGCTCGATCGAGAAGCTCAGCGAAGACGATTTCCTGCACATCATCGAGAAGCACTGCCAGCAGGGCGTGGACTACCAGACGATCCACGCCGGCCTGCTGATCGAGCACCTGCCGCTGGTGAAGGGCCGGCTCACCGGCATCGTGAGCCGCGGCGGCGGCATCCTCGCCCAGTGGATGCTGTACCACCACAAGCAGAACCCGCTCTACACGCGCTTCGATGACATCATCGAGATCTTCAAGCGCTACGACTGCAGCTTCTCCCTGGGCGACTCCCTTCGTCCCGGCTGCCTGCACGACGCCTCTGATGAGGCCCAGCTGGCCGAACTGAAGACCCTGGGTGAACTCACCCGTCGCGCCTGGGCCCACGACGTGCAGGTGATGGTGGAGGGTCCGGGCCATGTGCCGATGGACCAGATCGAGTTCAACGTGAAGAAGCAGATGGAGGAGTGCGCCGAGGCGCCCTTCTATGTGCTCGGCCCCCTGGTGACCGACATTGCCCCCGGCTACGACCACATCACCAGCGCCATCGGTGCGGCCATGGCCGGCTGGTACGGCACGGCGATGCTCTGCTACGTGACCCCCAAGGAGCACCTGGGCCTGCCCAATCCGGAGGATGTGCGCAACGGCCTGATCGCCTACAAGATCGCCGCCCACGCCGCCGACATCGCCCGCCACCGCCCCGGTGCCCGCGATCGCGACGATGAGCTCAGCCGCGCCCGCTACGCCTTCGACTGGAACCGGCAGTTCGACCTGAGCCTCGATCCCGAGCGGGCCCGCGAGTACCACGACGAAACCCTGCCGGCGGACATCTACAAGCAGGCCGAGTTCTGCTCGATGTGCGGCCCCAAGCACTGCCCGATGCAGACCAAGATCACCGACGAGGATCTGGAGGGGCTGAGCGATGTGCTCGAGCAGCAGAAGGCTGAGCAGGCTGCCGCGGCGGTGTGA
- a CDS encoding WbuC family cupin fold metalloprotein: MPPPVVCPEDSPHPEPPATPRPCLQRIDQALLDQLSAQASQAPRRRRNHNLHQLPDRVQRFLNGLQPGTYVRPHRHRRDGDGSGFECFVVLQGAIGLLVLDASGDVIQRERLEASGPLKGIELAEGQFHTLVALSPDAVMFELKQGPYQPASDKDFLLQFPAEGTPEAVLQEQAWRRLFEADDEAED; the protein is encoded by the coding sequence ATGCCGCCGCCCGTCGTGTGCCCTGAAGACTCCCCCCATCCTGAACCGCCGGCCACGCCCCGGCCCTGCCTGCAACGGATCGATCAGGCCCTGCTCGATCAGCTCAGCGCCCAGGCGAGCCAGGCGCCGCGGCGCCGCCGCAACCACAACCTGCACCAGCTGCCCGATCGGGTGCAGCGCTTTCTCAATGGCCTGCAGCCCGGCACCTACGTGCGCCCCCACCGCCACCGGCGTGATGGAGACGGCAGCGGCTTCGAATGCTTCGTGGTGCTGCAGGGCGCCATCGGCCTGCTGGTGCTGGATGCCAGCGGGGACGTGATCCAGCGGGAACGGCTGGAGGCCAGCGGACCGCTGAAAGGCATCGAGCTGGCTGAAGGCCAGTTCCACACCCTGGTGGCCCTCAGCCCCGATGCGGTGATGTTCGAGCTGAAGCAGGGCCCCTACCAGCCCGCCTCTGACAAGGATTTTCTGCTCCAGTTCCCCGCCGAAGGAACACCGGAAGCGGTGCTGCAGGAACAGGCGTGGCGCCGCTTGTTCGAGGCGGACGACGAAGCGGAGGACTAG
- a CDS encoding Mpo1-like protein encodes MGSDRQFTTFADFYPFYLGEHTNRISRRLHFLGANLAILLLAAALLSRQWWLLPLALVQGYLFAWAGHFFFELNRPATFRYPLFSFLGDWCLWWGIVTGRIRL; translated from the coding sequence ATGGGCAGCGACCGGCAGTTCACCACCTTCGCCGACTTCTATCCCTTCTATCTGGGCGAGCACACCAACCGCATCTCCCGCCGGCTCCATTTCCTCGGCGCCAATCTGGCCATCCTGCTGCTGGCGGCGGCACTCCTGAGCCGGCAGTGGTGGCTGCTGCCCCTGGCCCTGGTGCAGGGCTATCTGTTCGCCTGGGCCGGCCACTTCTTCTTCGAGCTGAACCGTCCGGCCACCTTCCGCTATCCCCTGTTCAGCTTTCTGGGCGACTGGTGCCTCTGGTGGGGGATCGTCACCGGCCGGATCCGCCTATGA
- a CDS encoding PQQ-dependent sugar dehydrogenase, which translates to MALLSPDPAGLPVEPVMLTTVAKGLEHPWGMAWLPDGTLLITERPGRLRILRSGRLDPAPVPGVAPVAADVKADQLFASSQGGLLDIAPHPRFSENGWVYVSYAHGSRDANGTRVARARFDGRALRDWEVIFRVNRSKSGGQHFGSRLVWLPDGTLLVSIGDGGNPPVSLDGDWIRLQAQNPASHLGKVVRLNDDGSIPPDNPLVGKKGADPAVWSLGHRNIQGLAYDPVHQRVWATEHGSRGGDELNLIRAGANHGWPVVSHSREYSSGQPVAGSTSAPGFIDPRRVWMATIAPSGLAVYQGDRVPQWQGNLFVGGLVAQGLRRLQLDGQGAVIGESVLPIGARVRDVRQGPDGELYVLTDEPRGRLLRVRPAERPAAAS; encoded by the coding sequence GTGGCGCTGCTCAGCCCCGATCCCGCCGGGTTGCCCGTGGAGCCGGTGATGCTCACCACGGTGGCGAAGGGCCTGGAGCACCCCTGGGGCATGGCCTGGCTGCCGGACGGCACGCTGCTGATCACCGAGAGGCCAGGGCGGCTGCGGATCCTCCGCTCCGGCCGGCTCGATCCTGCGCCGGTGCCGGGCGTGGCCCCCGTGGCCGCCGATGTGAAGGCCGACCAGCTCTTCGCCTCCAGCCAGGGGGGCCTGCTGGACATCGCCCCCCATCCCCGCTTCAGCGAAAACGGCTGGGTGTACGTCAGCTATGCCCATGGGTCCCGGGACGCGAACGGCACCCGCGTGGCCCGGGCCCGCTTCGATGGCCGCGCGCTGCGCGACTGGGAGGTGATCTTCCGGGTGAATCGCAGCAAGAGCGGCGGGCAGCACTTCGGCTCGCGGCTGGTGTGGCTGCCGGATGGCACCCTGCTCGTGTCGATCGGCGATGGGGGCAACCCGCCCGTGAGCCTCGACGGCGACTGGATCCGTCTCCAGGCCCAGAACCCGGCCAGCCACCTGGGGAAGGTGGTGCGTCTGAACGACGACGGCTCCATTCCTCCCGACAACCCTCTGGTGGGAAAGAAGGGGGCCGATCCGGCGGTGTGGAGCCTCGGCCACCGCAACATCCAGGGCCTGGCCTACGACCCGGTGCACCAGCGGGTGTGGGCCACGGAGCATGGCTCAAGAGGCGGCGATGAACTCAACCTGATCCGGGCCGGCGCCAACCACGGCTGGCCGGTGGTGTCCCACAGCAGGGAATACAGCAGCGGCCAACCGGTGGCCGGCAGCACCTCGGCGCCGGGCTTCATCGACCCACGGCGGGTCTGGATGGCCACCATCGCCCCCTCAGGACTGGCCGTCTACCAGGGTGATCGGGTGCCGCAGTGGCAGGGCAACCTGTTCGTGGGGGGCCTGGTGGCCCAGGGGCTGCGGCGGCTGCAGCTCGATGGGCAGGGAGCCGTGATCGGGGAATCGGTGCTGCCGATCGGAGCACGGGTGCGGGATGTGCGGCAGGGGCCGGATGGGGAGCTCTACGTGCTCACCGATGAGCCCCGCGGCCGCCTGCTGCGGGTGCGACCGGCGGAGCGCCCCGCAGCAGCGTCATAG